GATCCCCCGATAGAACGCCGCGTGCTCTCCCTGCCCCTGCTGCTCGAGCCCCAGGGCGCATGCTTCCAGTGCGTAGAGGATGTTCCCGAGGTAGAGCGCGGAGAGAGTGGCGACCGTCTCCTGGTCCGGCGGCTGCTCCTGCCCTGCCATCGGTCCCTAGGCGCGGAAAGCCGGCCCTTCGGCCGTGGGAGCGTCGGCGTTGGGGGCGGCGTCGATCTGGAGGACCTGCACCACGATCGCCGTGATGTTGTCCAGCCCACCGCGATAGTTCGCCTCGGCAATCAGTGCATCGACCACGCGACCGGCGGATGCGCGTGACAGGAGGAGCTGTTGCAGCCGACGGTCATCGACCATCCCGGTCAGTCCATCGGAGGCGACGAGGAAGACGTCCCCCGGGCGCAGCTCGCCTGAGTAGGTGTCAGGTTCGACCGCGTCGCTCGCCCCCACGCAACGCGTGATCACGTTGCTGTAGGGGTGATAGCGTGCCTGCTCCGGGGTGAGAAAGCCGGCGTCGACCTGCTCCTGCACGTAGGAATGGTCCTTGGTGAGCTGGCGCAGCGCACCGTCGCGCAGGAGGTACACGCGCGAGTCGCCCACCTGTCCGATCAGGTACCGCGCCCCCGAGACCACGAGGACCGAGGCGGTCGTCCCCATCCCCTGCTTGTCGGACTCCTGGATGGTGCGGTCGTAGATGGCGCGGTTGGCGATGCGGAGCGACTCGGCGACGCGGAGGCGCGCCGCCTCACCGTAAACCTCGGTGAGGTCTTGCAGATCGCGCGAGACGATCTGCACCGCCATCTCGCTGGCAACCTCGCCCGCGGCGTGCCCGCCCATGCCGTCAGCAACAATGAAGACGCCGCGTTCGCGTGTGGCGTGCGCGAAGAAGGCGTCTTCGTTTCCTGAGCGAATCATGCCCACATCGCTGCGGGCCGCAACGGTCAACTCCACTAGCGACCTTGGAGGACGAGGTAGAGGGATATGGCGGCGAGCGCCGCGAGTGCCAGCCACAACCACGCAGGCGCCCGGTTCCGCGTGGGCGGAGCTTGAGGGGTTTCCACGCCCCGCGCAAGCTCCTTGAGCCGCTGCTCCGCGCGCTTGGGATCCGGCCCGCGCACGCCCACAATCACCCGCGTCTCCCCCGATGTGCGCTGTGTCCCGCCCGCGGTACGGAACAGCATTTTCACTCCGCCCACGCGGATGTCCGCACCGCTCGTCACCCTCGCCTCGCCAAACACCCGGTTCCCGGAGACGTAGGTCCCGTTGGTGGAGTCCATGTCCACAATGTACCAGGCGTCCTCGCGCCGCTGGATCTTGGCATGCGATTCGGAGACGCTTTCATCGTGGATGGACACGTCGTTGTGCTCGCCCCGCCCCACGTGCGCGAGCGGCGTCGAGATATCGAAGCTTGTCCCCTTGACCGGTCCCTCGTTGAGGATCTCGAGCGAGGCGAGCGCCCGTCGACCTCTCGCCGCCCCGGTTGACGACGTGGGGGGAATGACCGACGGCGTGGGCTGCGAGACCGCCGGAGCAGATGGCGGCGGAGGCGGCGGAGGCGGCGGCGCGAAAGAAGGCGGCCGCTTCACCGCGGGGATGGCGGCCGTCGCCTGCAGCGACGGAACCTCCTGCAACGAGCGAATCGGTGCCGCCGGCTCGGCGTCGGCATAGAAGCGGAACTCATCGTTCCCCACTTTCACCGTATCGCCGCGCGCCAGCGCCAGCGTTTCCCGTACGCGCGCCCCGTTGACCAGGACGCCGTTGGTGCTCGTGTCGACCAGCTCATAGCCGCCCGGCACCTGCGTGACGCGCGCATGGCGTCGCGAGACCTTGGCCGCAGCCACCACCACGTCGCATCCCGCATCGCGCCCGATGGTGAGCCCCTCTGGCGGAACGGCGTACTCGCGCCCGTCGGTGAGCGAGACGAGTCGACCGCGCGAGCGCGCCTCGCCAACACCGGCGCTGGGGGTCGCGGTGCGCACGTCGCTGGCGGTCGGTATTTCCTGCGTCACGCCCCCCTGCCCCTCGTCGGCGAATCGCAACTCCGAGCCGTCGATGGCAACGCGATCGCCGTGCAGCAATGGCGCCGGTTCGCGCCCCACCGGGACGCCGTTCACGAAGACCCCCGCATCGCCCTGCACCACGCGCAGCGACGCCGATCCATCGGGAGCGATCACGATGGAGACGAGCGCGGCATCGGCCGCATCTCCCGGCTCGCTCCCCGGAGGCACACAGATGTCGGCCCCGATCCCCCGACCCACGCGCGTCTCCCCTGGCAACAGCGGGAACTGCGCATCGTGAGTTTGGAGATAGGGCATCTGTGCGTGTGCAATCGGGAAGAGCGAGGGGAGGTCCAGCGCAATCCTGCAGGGGATGTGCCCGCGGAAGCGCGGAAACTACCCCGGCCACCGTTGGGGCCGCAAGCTCAGGCGCTGCTTGGTCATGCGCTGTTCAGCCGCCCGACTGGAGGCGCGACAATCGCTCATACAGGCCGCCGAATTCCAGCAGTTCGCGGTGCGTGCCGCGCTCTCGCACCTCCCCGTGATGCATGACCAGAATCTCGTCGGCGTCGCGAATGGTGCTCAGCCGGTGGGCGATGGCGATCGTGGTGCGCCCTCGCATCAACTCGGCCAGGGCACGCTGGATCTCGCCCTCGATCTCGCTGTCGACCGCGCTCGTCGCCTCGTCAAGCACGAGGACCGCGGGATCGGCGGCGATGGCGCGAGCAAAGGAGAGGAGCTGGCGTTCTCCCACGCTCACGGAACTTCCGCGCTCCCCCAGTTCGTAGGCGTAGCCACCGGGGAGGCGCTGCACGATTCGATCGGCGCCAACGCGAACGGCCGCGGCGCGCACCGCCTCGTCACTCAGCGGCGCCGAAAGGCGGATGTTGGAGGCGATGTCACCGGCGAAGAGGAAGATGTCCTGCTGCACGTAGCCGATCAGGCGCCGCACCTCGGCGATGGGGCGCTGGTGCATGGAAATTCCATTGACCAGAATCTCGCCGCGCTGTGGCTGATAGAAGCCGAGCAGGAGGTTGATGATGGTCGTCTTGCCGGCGCCGGTGTGGCCGACGATGGCGAGTGTGCGCCCAGGGCGCGCGACAAAGCTCACATCGCGCAGCACCCATTCCGGCTCGCGCTCCGTCGCGTCGCCCGCCGCGGTGTGGGGCGCGGCGTACGCGAACCAGACGTGGCGAAACTCGATGGTGACTTTGGGGACGGGGGACGGGGGACGGGGGACGGGAGTGGGCGCGGCGGTGCCGCGCTCGATTACCGCCGCGGGCGCAGCATCCGCCTGCGCGCGAAGCGCACCGGCACTCTCGTCTTTCGCCCCCCGTCCCCCGTCCGCTCCTTCGTCCAGCAGACGAAAGATCCGCTCGCTCGACGCCATGGCCTGCTGCAGCGTGTTGTACTTGTCCGAGAGATCCTGCAACGGCTCGAAGAAGCGCCGCACGAGTTGCAGGAAGGCCGCAACAGTCCCCACCGAGAGCGATCCCGAGTCGACGCGCGACGCCCCGGTGACGAGGATGGACGCGACGGCGACGGTCGTCAGCAGCTCGATGATCGGGAAATAGAGCGCATAGATCGTGATCGACCGCAGATGCGCGTCGAGATGATCCTTGTTGAGCACGTCGAAGCGGCGAGCCTCGTCACGCTCGCGCCCGAAGAGCTGCACCACACGCACGCCGCTCAGGCGTTCCTGCAGGAAGGCGTTGATGCGCGCCAGCCGCGTACGGATGGCGCGGTACGCCTCGCGCACGCGCACGCGAAAGACGTTGGACGCGATGACGACGAACGGGATCGCGGCAAACGCGGCAAGCGCCAGTCGCCAATCCACCACCAGCATGAGGATGCTGATGGCGAGGAGGGTGAAGAGATCGCCCAGCCCGGCAACGACGCCCGAGGTGAAGAGTTCGTTCAGCGACTCGACGTCGGATGTGACGCGCGTGACGAGGCGCCCTACGGGGTTGCGGTCGAAGAACGAAACGGGGAGTCGCTGCAGGTGCGCGAAGAGCTGCGTGCGCAGGTCGTGCATCACGTGTTGTCCCAGGCGCGCGGTGAGCACCGTCTCACCGTATGAGCAGCCGAACTGCGCCACGAGCGTGGCGCCAAACAGGAGCGCGGCGCGGACGATCCCCGCGGAATCGCGCGCCGGGACGAAGACGTCGATGACCTCTCGCGTGAGAAGCGGCCCCACCAGCTGCAACGCGCCGTCGACCATGAGGAGCGCGAGCGAGGAGACGATGAGCGCGCGGTACGGCCAGGCGTAGCGCAGCAGCCGCCGGGCAAGGCGTGCATCGTACGCCTTGCCGATGACCTCCTCTTCTGCCGGATCGGGCGGCTGGACGGGAGACGACATGACCGCCGAAGGGTAGCGGCGCGCGCGCGGCGCCGGGAGGCTGAGCGGCGCGGCGACGTAACCCCTCGGCGCGCGATTAGCTTTCCTCGTCGTGAAGGACGCGATTCTCGTCCGGGGCGCCCGGCAGCACAACCTGAAAGGGATCGACGTGGCCATCCCGCGCCGCGCGATCACCGTCATCACCGGCCCCTCGGGCTCCGGGAAGTCGTCGCTCGCCTTCGACACGATTTACGCGGAGGGACAGCGACGCTACGTCGAATCGCTGTCGTCGTACGCACGACAGTTCCTCGAGCGCATGGAGAAGCCGGACGTCGATTCCATCGACGGCATCTCTCCCGCCGTGGCGATCGAGCAGAAGAACCCGACCAAGTCGTCGCGTTCGACGGTGGGGACGGCGACCGAGATCTACGACTACCTGCGCCTCCTCTGGGCGCGCGTGGGGCGCACGTTCTGCCCCGTATGCGGGCGCGAGATGACGCCCGACCGCGTGGATTCGGTGACCGATCGCCTTCTCTCGCTCCCCGAGGGGACGCGGATGCTGATCGGTTTCCCGTTGCGGCTGTCGAGCAAGGTCACGCACGCGGTGGTGGTCGAGAACCTGCGCGCGCAGGGCTTTCTGCGCGTTGTCGCCGACGGTCGCACGTTGCACGTGGACGACTTCGCGGCGGAGAAGCTCGATCTCACGAAAGTCGGGGAGTTGATGGTCGTCGTCGATCGCCTCTCGGTGACGGCCGAACAGCGGGGGCGAATTGCCGAGGCGGTGGGGGCGGCTTTCAGGGAGGGAGAGGGGGATTGTGCGGCGATTCTTCAAGAAGACGAGAGGACGAGAGGACGAGAAGACGAGGGGGGGCGGGGGGGCACCGGCGCTCGTATTCTCCGTTTCACCGAGCGGTTCGAGTGCCCTAACGATGGCACGCGCTCACCGACCCCGTCGCCGCAACTGTTCTCCTTCAACAATCCGCGCGGTGCGTGTTCCACGTGCAACGGTTTTGGCGCGGTGCTGGAGTACGACGAAGCGTTGATCGTACCGAGTGTCGAGCGGTCGTTGCGCGACGGCGCCATCGCGCCATGGACGATGCCGCGCTATGACAACAAGCGGCGTGCGCTCGCCGAGTTCTGCAAGAAGGAAGGAATCGACATGGGAGCGCCGTGGCAGTCGCTCCCGGCCGAGGTCCGGCACAAGCTCCTGCATCACGTGGGGCGCGGCTACAAGGGGATCTTCCCCTTCCTGCGCGACCTGGAGGAGAAGCGATACAAGCAGTACATCCGCGTCTTCCTGCGGCAGTACCAGTCGGCGCGCGAGTGCGGCACGTGCCACGGCAGCAAGCTGCAACCCGACGCGCTCAACGTGCGCGTGGCGGGCCTCACCATTGCCGACGTCTCCTCGCTCCCCATCGACCAGCTGCGCGCCTGGCTGGACGCTCTCGCGCTGGCGCCGGCAGAGCAGGCGGTGGCCGACCACATCCTGCGCGAGGCGCGCGACCGCGTGCGCTTCCTCTGCGATGTTGGGCTCACCTATCTCACGCTGCAGCGTGCCACGCGCACGCTGTCGGGAGGCGAGGCGCAACGCATCTCGCTCTCCAATGCGCTGGGTTCGTCGTTGGTGGACACGCTCTACGTGCTCGACGAACCATCCATCGGGCTGCACGCGCGCGACCTCGACCGCCTGCTGTCACTCCTGGCGCGCCTGCGCGATCGCGGCAACACGGTCCTGGTGGTGGAGCACGACCTGGAGGCGATCCGCACCGCCGATCACATGATCGAACTGGGGCAGGCGTCGGGAGAACAGGGGGGCGACGTGGTGTTCGAGGGCCCGATTGCCGACGCCGCCGAGTCGCCGCTCACCGGGCAGTACCTCACTGGCGCGCGCACCATCCCGTTGCCGGCCAAGCGCCGCCGCACTGGGCCGCGCTGGCTCACGCTCACCGGGGCGCGCGAGCACAACCTGCGCGGCGTGGACGTGAAGCTCCCGTTAGGCACGCTGGTCGTGGTGACCGGCGTCTCGGGATCGGGGAAGAGCACGCTCGTCCA
This genomic interval from Gemmatimonadaceae bacterium contains the following:
- a CDS encoding ABC transporter ATP-binding protein: MSSPVQPPDPAEEEVIGKAYDARLARRLLRYAWPYRALIVSSLALLMVDGALQLVGPLLTREVIDVFVPARDSAGIVRAALLFGATLVAQFGCSYGETVLTARLGQHVMHDLRTQLFAHLQRLPVSFFDRNPVGRLVTRVTSDVESLNELFTSGVVAGLGDLFTLLAISILMLVVDWRLALAAFAAIPFVVIASNVFRVRVREAYRAIRTRLARINAFLQERLSGVRVVQLFGRERDEARRFDVLNKDHLDAHLRSITIYALYFPIIELLTTVAVASILVTGASRVDSGSLSVGTVAAFLQLVRRFFEPLQDLSDKYNTLQQAMASSERIFRLLDEGADGGRGAKDESAGALRAQADAAPAAVIERGTAAPTPVPRPPSPVPKVTIEFRHVWFAYAAPHTAAGDATEREPEWVLRDVSFVARPGRTLAIVGHTGAGKTTIINLLLGFYQPQRGEILVNGISMHQRPIAEVRRLIGYVQQDIFLFAGDIASNIRLSAPLSDEAVRAAAVRVGADRIVQRLPGGYAYELGERGSSVSVGERQLLSFARAIAADPAVLVLDEATSAVDSEIEGEIQRALAELMRGRTTIAIAHRLSTIRDADEILVMHHGEVRERGTHRELLEFGGLYERLSRLQSGG
- a CDS encoding Stp1/IreP family PP2C-type Ser/Thr phosphatase — translated: MIRSGNEDAFFAHATRERGVFIVADGMGGHAAGEVASEMAVQIVSRDLQDLTEVYGEAARLRVAESLRIANRAIYDRTIQESDKQGMGTTASVLVVSGARYLIGQVGDSRVYLLRDGALRQLTKDHSYVQEQVDAGFLTPEQARYHPYSNVITRCVGASDAVEPDTYSGELRPGDVFLVASDGLTGMVDDRRLQQLLLSRASAGRVVDALIAEANYRGGLDNITAIVVQVLQIDAAPNADAPTAEGPAFRA
- the uvrA gene encoding excinuclease ABC subunit UvrA codes for the protein MKDAILVRGARQHNLKGIDVAIPRRAITVITGPSGSGKSSLAFDTIYAEGQRRYVESLSSYARQFLERMEKPDVDSIDGISPAVAIEQKNPTKSSRSTVGTATEIYDYLRLLWARVGRTFCPVCGREMTPDRVDSVTDRLLSLPEGTRMLIGFPLRLSSKVTHAVVVENLRAQGFLRVVADGRTLHVDDFAAEKLDLTKVGELMVVVDRLSVTAEQRGRIAEAVGAAFREGEGDCAAILQEDERTRGREDEGGRGGTGARILRFTERFECPNDGTRSPTPSPQLFSFNNPRGACSTCNGFGAVLEYDEALIVPSVERSLRDGAIAPWTMPRYDNKRRALAEFCKKEGIDMGAPWQSLPAEVRHKLLHHVGRGYKGIFPFLRDLEEKRYKQYIRVFLRQYQSARECGTCHGSKLQPDALNVRVAGLTIADVSSLPIDQLRAWLDALALAPAEQAVADHILREARDRVRFLCDVGLTYLTLQRATRTLSGGEAQRISLSNALGSSLVDTLYVLDEPSIGLHARDLDRLLSLLARLRDRGNTVLVVEHDLEAIRTADHMIELGQASGEQGGDVVFEGPIADAAESPLTGQYLTGARTIPLPAKRRRTGPRWLTLTGAREHNLRGVDVKLPLGTLVVVTGVSGSGKSTLVHDVLYRALEYRITGEHSAKQHLGEKVGAYESLTGYESITEVVLVDQEPIGRSPRSNPVTYIKAYDEIRRIFASLPLARQRKYSASTFSFNVKGGRCEKCEGAGYLEVEMVFMADVFVPCDECAGRRFKPEVLDVTLHGRSIHDVLQLTIDQAIRFFPYEEKLGQALWQLQQVGLGYLRLGQPATTLSGGEAQRVKIARELTLSAKTAGRKLYLLDEPTTGLHLEDVRKLAEVLDRLVESGHTVLLIEHNLDVIKLADWIIDVGPEGGDGGGTIVAMGPPEAIAATPGSHTGRFLKDVLPSTTTSRTSRAAR
- a CDS encoding FHA domain-containing protein, which produces MGRGIGADICVPPGSEPGDAADAALVSIVIAPDGSASLRVVQGDAGVFVNGVPVGREPAPLLHGDRVAIDGSELRFADEGQGGVTQEIPTASDVRTATPSAGVGEARSRGRLVSLTDGREYAVPPEGLTIGRDAGCDVVVAAAKVSRRHARVTQVPGGYELVDTSTNGVLVNGARVRETLALARGDTVKVGNDEFRFYADAEPAAPIRSLQEVPSLQATAAIPAVKRPPSFAPPPPPPPPPSAPAVSQPTPSVIPPTSSTGAARGRRALASLEILNEGPVKGTSFDISTPLAHVGRGEHNDVSIHDESVSESHAKIQRREDAWYIVDMDSTNGTYVSGNRVFGEARVTSGADIRVGGVKMLFRTAGGTQRTSGETRVIVGVRGPDPKRAEQRLKELARGVETPQAPPTRNRAPAWLWLALAALAAISLYLVLQGR